The DNA window GACGACGCCCGCATCCTGCGCACCGACCGCCTGGAGGAGGCGGAGGCCTTCTTCGACCGCCACGGGCGGGTGGCGCTCGTCCTGGGGCGCTTCGTGCCGATCGTGCGCACCTATGTGCCCTTCGCCGCCGGCGCCGCCCGTATGAGCTACCGCCGCTTCGCGATCTGGAACGTGCTCGGGGCCCTGGCCTGGGTGGGGTCCATGACCGGCGTCGGCCTCCTCCTGGCGGGGGTGCCCAGCGTCGCCGACTCCATCGAGGGCGTCGTGCTTGCCGTCGTCCGCTGAATCGCCGAAACCGGCGGAAACGACACGCGAAACCGGCGGAAAACGCACATCGGGCCCCGTCGGCGGCCGGCACCTCGGCGGTCCCGGCCGAGGCTGCGGCCCGGGCCCCCGGCGGCGGGCGAGGGGCCGGCGTCGGGGCGTGCTGGCGCGTCGGGGCGCGGCGCGATCAGATGACGCCGTCGGCCCGATTGCCGGGGACGGCGAAGGAGCCTATGTGCTCGGCGATGGTGGCCTCGCACTGGCGGCGCGAGACCGCCCGGCAGCCCTGCGCCATCCAGGCCCGGATGCGGCCCGGCTCCTCACGGGCCAGGCGCAGGCCGCGACGCAGCAGCACCGCCGGCGGCTTGCGGCGCTCGACCAGGTCCCGGCGCAGCCGGAACCACCAGGTCGCAATGCGTGGACGGCGCAGCACCAGGGCGGCGGCCAGCACGCCCTCGGCGCGACAGCGGTCAATGAGCTCGGCCGCGAAGACCCCCTCCGCCACGAAGGCGTGCGCCCGGCCGATGTCCAGCCCCGCCCGCCCCACGGCCGCATTGTCGGGGATCGAGTACACCGGCACCTCCGTCCGGCCGACGGCGCATAAATCCAGGATCGCCCTCATGGCCCGCTCGGCGTCCCAGCTGTCCGGGTGGTCCCAGTCGATGCGGCTCATCGCCTCCCGCCGGCCCGCCCCGCCGGTGGTCCCGCCGCCCACCAGCGGCATGCCGGCCTCGTCGCCGTTGCGGTAGAAGTTGTCGAGTTTGAGTCGCTTGGCGCCGACGCGGCGCAGTAGGGAGGTCTTGCCCGAGCCCGAGGGCCCGGCCAGCAGGATGACGCGGGCATTCATGATGCCCTAGCCTACGGCCCCGGCCGGGCCGGCGGGGCGCCCATCGGTCCCAGCCCCGCCCCGGCCCGATCCGCCGTCAGGCCCGGGCGACCAGGGCCCGCAGGCGGGCGCGCGCCCCCTGCTCGCGCAGGGCCGCCAGCTCCTGGGCGTAGACGGTGCGGA is part of the Actinomyces sp. oral taxon 414 genome and encodes:
- a CDS encoding ATP-binding protein; this encodes MNARVILLAGPSGSGKTSLLRRVGAKRLKLDNFYRNGDEAGMPLVGGGTTGGAGRREAMSRIDWDHPDSWDAERAMRAILDLCAVGRTEVPVYSIPDNAAVGRAGLDIGRAHAFVAEGVFAAELIDRCRAEGVLAAALVLRRPRIATWWFRLRRDLVERRKPPAVLLRRGLRLAREEPGRIRAWMAQGCRAVSRRQCEATIAEHIGSFAVPGNRADGVI